From Podospora bellae-mahoneyi strain CBS 112042 chromosome 3, whole genome shotgun sequence, the proteins below share one genomic window:
- a CDS encoding hypothetical protein (EggNog:ENOG503PF52), whose protein sequence is MANTPSYFAPPAYPDLRPDVPPRGSSTARNIFDKTKKKVSNFGRKDRPTEKLKQKNDPDILNKLTREQQDQLPVDLLNEIDVDRLAHLRSHILQRVSERRICEIPEDRVRHIANHHPHRLAVVLTKAPGLMGYLNNKEVGILSELDAATFLELPDVVKERLSQACPEYYQRMMSQPQHALPHQPAPNTHSGDPHARAQQPVRSASVQPSPSYAPVLPPVNFTTGPRMDATQDAYSPVNATLQAPFSGSHPEHVTQFPPPSTTIGPRTDSLPHNTYHSQFSRYPRSSSSPPPSSSSPNNGLPVSQTSFGTPAATLVTPSMSLGLSRSSSPTEYFKPNPQSYSGLQGPLNQNGNRPTLQDSAGPPPAVPPKSIAHHSFEMALPSTQAQGELSLPIQNPDPQSFRARQQSQIQGEPADQLTKDERIRELEAQVEAWKIEKTTLTQKVASLTESLESERERLESERKSTGTLHQSIGSLKSEKGRLENEKKLVEDEKQRVEHERDALEREQIKLEGGIKKYLAAKKWKGLEQQKTAFDMIVDYCNEQLASVADWEDYNKEQTARMEKIKLENERLVQSLKDQDELIAERNKWWREFEALDNRLKQLNPEHERRFQEEKDRHQLQLQEERKRHQHRFNAEIGKLNMEIEALRRKLDSHKADQLAATEKVRTTLQAEIDTLRQEKNIMQTQYQSYKDAHDQKLQRLTKEHEVALSQQKIDHEQKMQAFHAQCQDLINQVGIQWELNKQQAVKDLENKVRLLESSLVDNSDDYRPATDDHLQVDFDQLNLDISKITHNLPAVDFFQVNQLDPGGFLEREGRDQLRFLLQGIFWEHMMYGFFSAPFGLGALGPQQGKQRLLEVWIAYRKLLGTGKSEVRLPIGEYDMATIEEDYVNFLRNDKETNKWRSSTFQAVMAALLPKKDKTHSPLSDYLSSPFFQNRNNVRENILTELRRICVGGIPQAIEQTVEKMVFKASELALQFGMQRSELGLMFPQRNTLVLLGQDFVLCYDNDAEHGMQKPVFLSVSPMCYKTGDGRKDTTTTKVISPGQIYPHAQ, encoded by the exons aTGGCGAACACACCCAGCTACTTCGCGCCGCCGGCATATCCGGATTTACGGCCTGATGTTCCTCCTCGCGGATCGTCTACTGCTCGAAACATCTTTGACAAAACCAAGAAAAAGGTCTCCAACTTTGGAAGGAAAGACAGGCCAACAGAGAAGCTCAAGCAAAAGAACGATCCAGATATCCTCAACAAACTGACACGAGAGCAGCAGGACCAGTTGCCTGTTGATTTGCTGAACGAAATTGACGTCGACAGGCTTGCTCATCTCCGCTCACACATTCTCCAGAGAGTTTCGGAAAGAAGGATATGTGAAATTCCTGAAGATCGGGTTCGGCATATAGccaaccaccatccgcaCAGACTGGCTGTCGTGTTGACAAAAGCACCTGGGCTTATGGGCTatctcaacaacaaggagGTCGGAATATTATCAGAGCTCGATGCAGCTACATTTCTGGAACTGCCCGATGTGGTCAAGGAACGGCTCTCCCAAGCCTGTCCAGAGTACTACCAACGGATGATgtcccaaccccagcatGCTCTTCCACACCAGCCAGCACCAAACACACATTCTGGTGATCCTCATGCTCGCGCTCAGCAACCTGTGCGGTCCGCGTCGGTTCAGCCATCACCTTCTTACGCCCCGGTTCTTCCTCCTGTAAATTTTACCACAGGTCCTCGAATGGATGCGACTCAGGACGCCTATTCACCGGTGAATGCCACTCTTCAAGCGCCGTTCAGCGGTTCCCACCCCGAACATGTAACACAATtcccgccaccatcaaccacgATCGGTCCCCGCACCGATTCACTTCCACACAACACCTACCACTCACAATTCTCACGATATCCCCGGTCTTCTTCCagccctcccccttcctctaGCTCCCCTAATAACGGACTGCCTGTCAGTCAGACGTCTTTCGGTACGCCCGCTGCAACTCTCGTCACTCCTTCAATGTCCTTGGGGCTCTCGAGGTCCTCCAGTCCAACGGAATACTTCAAGCCAAACCCTCAGTCTTATTCAGGTCTCCAAGGTCCCTTGAACCAAAATGGCAACAGACCAACACTACAAGATTCTGCAGGACCACCCCCAGCCGTCCCACCTAAAAGCATCGCCCATCACAGCTTTGAGATGGCCCTTCCAAGCACCCAGGCTCAAGGAGAACTGAGCTTGCCTATCCAAAACCCAGACCCTCAGAGCTTCCGGGCACGCCAACAATCCCAAATCCAAGGAGAGCCTGCTGATCAACTTACCAAGGATGAGAGAATCCGCGAACTGGAGGCTCAGGTCGAGGCCTGGAAGATTGAGAAAACCACCTTGACCCAGAAGGTAGCAAGCTTGACGGAGAGTTTGGAAAGCGAAAGAGAACGTTTGGAGAGCGAAAGGAAGAGCACAGGTACTCTCCACCAGAGCATCGGTTCCCTTAAAAGCGAGAAGGGGCGACTGGAAAATGAGAagaagcttgtcgaggacGAGAAACAGCGAGTGGAACACGAGAGGGACGCGCTTGAGAGGGAACAGATCAAGTTGGAAGGAGGGATCAAGAAATACTTGGCTGCTAAGAAGTGGAAAGGCCTGGAGCAACAAAAGACCGCTTTTGACATGATCGTTGACTACTGTAACGAACAGCTCGCCTCAGTGGCAGATTGGGAGGACTACAACAAAGAGCAAACGGCACGGATGGAGAAAATCAAGTTGGAGAATGAACGCTTGGTACAGAGTTTGAAGGATCAAGACGAGCTCATTGCAGAACGCAACAAATGGTGGAGGGAATTTGAGGCCTTGGACAACCGTCTCAAGCAACTAAACCCGGAGCACGAACGAAGATTTcaggaagagaaagacagacaccagctccagctccaggaggagaggaagcggCATCAGCACAGGTTTAATGCGGAGATCGGCAAGCTCAATATGGAAATAGAGGCCTTGAGAAGGAAACTCGACAGTCATAAGGCCGATCAACTTGCTGCGACGGAGAAGGTCCGAACAACGCTTCAAGCCGAGATCGACACACTGCGACAGGAGAAGAACATAATGCAGACACAGTACCAATCGTACAAGGATGCACACGACCAAAAACTCCAGAGGCTGACGAAGGAGCATGAGGTGGCTTTGAGCCAGCAAAAGATCGATCACGAACAGAAGATGCAAGCATTCCACGCTCAATGTCAAGACCTCATCAACCAAGTCGGTATACAGTGGGAactcaacaaacaacaagcTGTGAAGGATCTCGAGAACAAGGTCCGCTTGCTGGAGAGCAGCCTGGTCGACAACTCGGACGACTATCGGCCGGCAACCGATGATCACCTTCAAGTCGACTTTGACCAGCTCAATCTCGACATCAGCAAAATAACGCATAACTTGCCTGCGGTTGACTTTTTCCAGGTCAACCAGCTAGACCCTGGCgggtttttggagagggaagggagggatCAGCTGAGGTTCCTGTTGCAGGGCATCTTCTGGGAGCACATGATGTATGGCTTCTTTTCTGCTCCTTTCGGGCTCGGTGCCTTGGGTCCCCAGCAGGGGAAGCAGAGGCTTCTTGAAGTCTGGATCGCCTACCGCAAATTACTTGGGACGGGAAAGTCTGAGG TTCGCTTGCCCATTGGGGAGTATGACATGGCAACGATTGAAGAAGACTACGTCAATTTCCTCCGGAATGACAAGGAGACCAACAAATGGAGATCGTCCACCTTCCAGGCCGTCATGGCGGCCTTGCTACCGAAGAAGGACAAAACTCACTCGCCTTTGTCCGACTACCTGAGCTCGCCATTCTTCCAGAACCGCAACAATGTCCGCGAAAATATACTAACAGAACTTCGCCGCATATGCGTTGGTGGAATCCCGCAAGCCATCGAACAGACGgttgagaagatggtgttCAAGGCCAGCGAACTTGCCCTCCAATTCGGGATGCAACGGTCAGAGCTTGGCCTTATGTTTCCTCAAAGGAACACCTTGGTTCTGCTAGGTCAAGATTTTGTGCTTTGCTATGACAATGATGCCGAGCATGGGATGCAGAAGCCCGTGTTCCTCAGTGTATCTCCGATGTGCTACAAGACAGGTGATGGGAGAAAGGATACCACAACTACGAAGGTGATCTCGCCTGGACAGATATATCCACACGCCCAGTAG
- a CDS encoding hypothetical protein (EggNog:ENOG503Q6YA), giving the protein MAHFLRSPREIWHRQIIDTGARFQLGSSDYFPFDALRDATDAFINRQGLVQGSSQCDSLLRELVLEHAARENGSERVGLVACLHALSHSVGTTLLVAMREKCQLEAVSPKFLSCLTLGARANPLLISRTDSQVADILLSLLAGTDFLPAIRQLFQTLEEGPDAYILPPSYIIDFLNATDFSTAFRTHLDMLQQERKYMSLCTAVSWIRSVSNQPETSTAKIVASALVPDRIFWANWRPDQERLRNWEEGTFSETQRQKLCYVFDLEGPDITGSGYPCLKDSVPGCFNVVPVVNQDVLLLHRLLANLDNAQRIPGPHAINLVIHLCINSSRPLDNDLLSLTEAVLETDDDESIHSILMWLQTYEAGFDIRMTALTRTLPILEVYPNLQRLLSGYVSLDVARVMQLAREEYNSILETDVAENLAMRIHDFGAAIVNANWLHGSLPLDLWQSLQQLPPKETLDEIFEALGTSHIMNEDIKAYLRVVIGGETHGDSPPAEALLAIVRQTIRFYARGVEPERAKLATEIEPLRHHDPKVYDACIERILNEDIVLIKDMLPLVRSESHSSCVEFARLLAQRQQLRCYTHECWHQLLFFRLLQRRRDLLAWSAAELPLQNFVQWVHDLRALFSQQRVGGSSDISRMSLSDLGFTPERYQWWDVLQHQYGRAVGILAYLHQEGKGDLKWLWLQEIPDTTVLLDILQDENKVLPQDSVLMSLFQPKPDTLSLICLALAGLRRAAPQGKVALQSICAREKQLDAGKWNRQATQVLSYCWRRSPDINTDDMSRNALWAFTALLGLGDDVDDQGLQVARECLMADYANLVLAANNLLDMQVLLQSSDAARTTMLMEELGVEDAPPVEPFTPAAAMIPTHLTSFIEPVGEMQWELCFPLKKISAQKRQAIGIDPSPRLLLVRISLLDQQPAFCTHYHPSTTDDSNTRPHGLWHVSGLSMPDGTICFAKPSLFAYLLSRRLSAFLSSLSQDNHISGTIQEQLQLDRTYTFVSSILASPLSHCLACLEQLARPGPIPATCGSQFCDETFSFAPLEVRAHHLLSDPPALDFLLACVYSANVSVPELRNGLRAVIDSFPVLAGVSSSPRETLSRILSRENPGSDDGLSADRETLLSWMSGQFGGSGCLISAPGGSKLPAMQGVVQFILRTGNFIGGAGGSGNIKFIWSGLGTRSMWEILCKGLVVGGDGEAEERGEDEPPMDLRTCWKTETTWKSSLLMDRRVFVACEDFGGVKGVVVRYVLLCPEGFVPPRMRVIGDALRQSFGALRAGRLVKE; this is encoded by the coding sequence ATGGCTCATTTTCTACGCTCACCACGTGAAATATGGCATCGACAAATCATCGACACTGGTGCCAGGTTTCAGTTGGGCTCTTCCGATTATTTTCCCTTTGATGCTCTCAGGGATGCCACAGATGCCTTTATTAACCGGCAAGGGCTTGTTCAAGGTTCATCACAATGCGATTCATTACTTCGAGAGTTGGTCTTGGAACATGCTGCGCGGGAAAACGGTTCGGAAAGAGTCGGTTTGGTCGCCTGTCTTCACGCCCTTTCCCACTCCGTTGGCACGACACTGCTGGTAGCAATGAGAGAGAAATGCCAGCTAGAAGCAGTCAGCCCGAAATTCTTGAGCTGCTTGACGCTTGGTGCACGCGCAAACCCGTTGCTCATCAGCAGAACAGACAGCCAAGTTGCGGATATCCTCTTGAGCCTGCTGGCGGGCACCGACTTTCTCCCAGCCATCAGACAGCTTTTCCAGACCCTGGAGGAAGGCCCTGATGCATACATCCTTCCACCTTCCTACATCATCGACTTCTTGAACGCGACAGACTTTTCCACAGCTTTCAGGACCCACTTGGACATGCTGCAACAAGAACGGAAATACATGAGTCTCTGTACTGCAGTTTCCTGGATTCGATCAGTATCTAATCAGCCCGAGACCTCCACAGCAAAGATAGTAGCGTCCGCTTTAGTGCCAGACAGGATATTTTGGGCCAACTGGAGACCAGACCAGGAACGGCTAAGGAACTGGGAAGAAGGGACCTTTTCAGAAACCCAAAGACAAAAGCTGTGCTATGTATTTGACCTCGAAGGACCAGACATCACCGGCTCAGGGTATCCTTGCCTGAAAGACTCGGTTCCTGGATGTTTCAACGTCGTACCGGTCGTCAACCAAGACGTTCTATtgctccaccgcctcctaGCCAATCTGGACAACGCACAGCGTATTCCTGGCCCACACGCCATCAATCTCGTCATACACCTCTGTATCAACAGCTCGAGGCCTCTGGACAATGATCTCCTTTCCCTCACCGAAGCAGTGCTGGAGACCGACGATGACGAGTCCATCCACTCGATCCTCATGTGGCTACAAACCTACGAAGCCGGCTTTGACATTCGAATGACAGCTCTGACGAGGACACTTCCCATCTTGGAAGTCTATCCAAACCTTCAGCGGTTGCTCTCTGGATATGTCAGTTTAGACGTGGCTCGAGTCATGCAGTTGGCCAGGGAAGAATACAACTCTATACTAGAGACGGACGTTGCCGAGAATCTTGCCATGAGGATACACGACTTTGGGGCGGCTATAGTGAACGCCAACTGGCTGCACGGATCTCTGCCCCTGGATCTATGGCAAAGCCTACAGCAACTCCCACCCAAAGAGACTTTGGATGAGATCTTCGAGGCCCTCGGGACATCTCACATCATGAACGAAGACATCAAGGCATACctgagggtggtgattggAGGAGAAACCCATGGCGACTCCCCTCCAGCCGAAGCGTTGCTAGCAATCGTCCGCCAGACCATCCGATTTTACGCAAGAGGTGTTGAGCCCGAAAGAGCAAAGCTTGCCACCGAAATAGAGCCACTACGCCATCATGACCCCAAAGTATATGACGCCTGTATCGAGCGGATCTTGAACGAGGATATCGTCCTCATCAAGGATATGCTGCCACTGGTCCGGTCAGAAAGCCATTCCTCGTGTGTCGAATTTGCGCGCCTCTTGGCCCAGCGTCAACAGCTGCGCTGTTACACTCATGAATGCTGGCATCAGCTGTTGTTCTTCCGGTTACTCCAACGGAGGCGAGACTTGCTGGCGTGGTCAGCCGCGGAGCTTCCTTTGCAGAACTTCGTCCAGTGGGTGCATGATCTCAGGGCTCTGTTCTCTCAACAAAGAGTTGGTGGTAGCAGTGACATCTCGAGGATGTCGTTGTCGGATCTTGGGTTTACGCCGGAAAGGTATCAATGGTGGGATGTGCTCCAGCACCAGTATGGAAGAGCAGTTGGTATATTGGCATATCTACACCAGGAGGGCAAGGGAGATTTAAAATGGCTGTGGCTGCAAGAGATACCAGATACAACTGTGTTATTGGACATTCTGCAAGACGAAAACAAAGTGTTGCCGCAGGACTCGGTGCTGATGTCGCTTTTTCAGCCGAAACCAGACACGCTGAGTCTCATCTGTTTGGCTTTGGCCGGCTTACGTCGCGCTGCTCCTCAAGGGAAGGTGGCCCTTCAGAGTATCTGCGCTCGAGAAAAACAGCTGGATGCTGGGAAGTGGAATCGTCAGGCTACGCAGGTGCTGAGTTACTGCTGGAGACGCTCGCCAGACATCAACACCGATGACATGAGTCGCAATGCCCTTTGGGCTTTCACGGCTTTGTTGGGGTTaggggatgatgttgacgacCAAGGTCTGCAGGTTGCCAGAGAATGCCTCATGGCCGACTACGCAAACCTGGTTCTCGCGGCCAATAACCTTCTCGATATGCAAGTTCTACTTCAAAGTTCGGATGCGGCGCGAACAACTATGCTCATGGAGGAGCTCGGCGTAGAAGATGCCCCTCCTGTTGAACCCTTCACTCCAGCTGCGGCCATGATTCCTACACACCTCACCAGCTTCATCGAACCAGTCGGTGAAATGCAATGGGAGCTTTGCTTCCCTCTCAAAAAGATCTCCGCCCAGAAGAGACAAGCCATCGGCATCGATCCCTCCCCACGCTTGCTCCTCGTGAGGATATCCCTTCTAGACCAGCAACCAGCTTTTTGCACCCACTAtcaccccagcaccaccgacGACAGCAACACCCGTCCTCACGGCTTGTGGCACGTAAGCGGCCTCAGCATGCCAGACGGCACCATCTGCTTCGCCAAACCATCCCTATTCGCCTACCTCCTAAGCCGCAGACTctccgccttcctctcctcgcTGTCTCAAGATAACCACATCAGCGGCACCATCCAAGAGCAACTCCAACTGGACAGAACCTACACCTTCGTCTCATCCATCCTCGCCTCTCCCCTATCCCACTGCCTGGCATGCCTCGAACAACTCGCCCGCCCCGGTCCAATTCCTGCAACTTGCGGATCTCAGTTCTGTGACGAGACCTTCTCGTTTGCTCCATTAGAAGTCAGAGCACACCACCTCTTGTCCGATCCCCCGGCGTTGGACTTCTTACTAGCATGTGTCTATTCAGCCAATGTCTCTGTTCCAGAACTGAGAAATGGGCTCAGAGCGGTCATTGACTCTTTTCCTGTCCTGGCGGGAGTAAGCTCCTCGCCACGGGAGACGTTATCCCGGATTTTAAGTCGGGAAAACCCAGGGTCAGATGATGGCCTCTCAGCAGATAGAGAGACTTTACTCTCGTGGATGAGCGGGCAGTTTGGGGGCAGTGGTTGTTTGATTTCTGCGCCGGGTGGGTCGAAATTACCGGCTATGCAGGGGGTTGTGCAGTTTATACTGAGAACTGGCAACTTTATTGGCGGTGCGGGGGGGTCTGGGAATATCAAGTTTATTTGGTCGGGATTGGGGACTAGGAGCATGTGGGAGATTTTGTGcaaggggttggttgtgggCGGTGACGGGGAAGCGGAGgagagaggagaagatgAGCCGCCGATGGATTTGAGGACTTGCTGGAAGACAGAGACTACGTGGAAGAGCAGCCTGCTGATGGACAGGAGGGTGTTTGTTGCGTGTGAGGACTTTGGGGgtgtgaagggggtggtggtgaggtatgTGTTGTTGTGTCCAGAGGGGTTTGTGCcaccgaggatgagggttaTTGGGGATGCGCTGAGGCAGAGTTTTGGTGCTTTGAGGGCTGGGAGGTTGGTCAAGGAGTAG
- a CDS encoding hypothetical protein (EggNog:ENOG503NW64; COG:O): MASSTPPPPTAKPPPPPPLQSGSTSEAFGQFTFTGLPPGLFSNKHTAPQRTSSPAAQSTNDAPASTTSPSSYKLSASAYGSQKDPRPPVSAPPSQWQPPGPASFSSPMPPLTAPSFGGQVNVKTQGGQGQRSVQLQFEGQRTPDVMPKPPPPAQPAAVPTGETRLQIALDYGTTYTGVAYLPVSANNLKHRGLEEFTEDIKVITAWPPKEEQEKVPSQLSYSVTPKGCAQYGYDIDDNSLVLKKTKIQLEAMGTRLDELRTLSELLKELRDMDLSEEEVIENGIPEHLAKEPEEIVKDYLNEIAEKTEKIITTELGRHVLSNVAIDLAVTHPAIWSDRALNSTYRAVRAAFNHDLFPKLENISFVSEPVACAHFTLREAWKNNRVRFRKVRARSLWLPWPVLNLTDKAKQNDCFIVVDAGGGTVDLACYKVVDIDYEKKEMKLDQVGNPLGATCGSTCVDDDFEAFAAYQLGDKAWQQLTTEGVKHAAGGHTIMRPTLRGIQEKFQVIKHSYDGKESGLTAPIYLPKSFRISEEMKGVSNGALSITPADLKKMFDRSVNKTVYLIQQAVTQIKLGEELPVKTVFLSGGFAQNKYLIQRVKEFCTKQKIELEEGNGSWAAVARGAIIKSLGVYTEKPKHVISCPRYYGIKVRRPFASYENHARSDIDVDAQGIQWATDQIRWFIQKGDAILPNKPTVARYELHFSMNASEFPGTQLQNKRGGRGVPQQPAAVFRDVVFLSSSRDKAPTAMSMVKEESEQMYTLKVNLTDVPQAHIVPVETGNKQQGRQLQFHVVVEIQVFDEVTVSIKSGDTTLASRKIALE; this comes from the exons ATGGCTTCctcgacaccaccccctcctacCGCTaaaccgccgccacctccccccttacAATCAGGCTCAACATCTGAAGCATTTGGGCAATTCACGTTCACGGGGTTACCTCCTGGACTGTTCTCAAACAAGCACACAGCTCCGCAACGAACGTCCTCTCCCGCTGCCCAGAGCACGAACGATGCCCCGGCGTCGACGACATCCCCGTCTTCATACAAGCTCTCGGCATCAGCATATGGCTCTCAAAAAGATCCCCGTCCCCCAGTTTCAGCTCCGCCATCCCAATGGCAACCCCCGGGCCCGGCAAGCTTCAGTAGCCCTATGCCACCTCTGACAGCCCCATCATTTGGAGGTCAGGTCAATGTGAAAACCCAGGGTGGCCAGGGACAGCGATCAGTCCAACTGCAATTTGAAGGCCAACGAACGCCCGATGTCAtgccaaaacctcctccaccagcacagCCGGCCGCTGTACCAACAGGAGAAACACGTCTGCAGATTGCTCTTGACTATGGCACCACCTACACCG GTGTTGCTTATTTGCCCGTATCTGCCAACAACTTGAAACATCGCGGGTTGGAGGAATTCACAGAAGACATCAAAGTAATCACAGCTTGGCCACCAAAGGAAGAGCAGGAAAAAGTCCCATCCCAACTGTCCTACTCCGTCACGCCTAAAGGCTGTGCACAGTATGGCTACGACATTGACGATAACTCCctggtgttgaagaagacaAAGATTCAGCTCGAGGCAATGGGCACTCGCCTCGACGAGCTGCGGACCCTGAGCGAGTTGCTCAAGGAACTTCGCGATATGGACCtcagcgaggaggaagtgaTCGAGAACGGCATTCCCGAGCATCTTGCCAAAGAACCCGAGGAGATTGTCAAGGACTACTTAAATGAGATTGCAGAGAAGACAGaaaagatcatcaccactgaGCTTGGCAGGCATGTGCTGTCAAATGTTGCCATAGACTTGGCTGTCACTCATCCAGCA ATTTGGTCAGACCGAGCCCTCAACTCTACGTACCGTGCCGTTCGGGCAGCCTTTAATCATGacctcttccccaagctGGAGAACATTTCATTTGTCTCTGAGCCGGTTGCCTGTGCTCACTTTACGCTTCGTGAGGCATGGAAGAACAACCGGGTGCGGTTCAGAAAGGTACGAGCCCGCAGTTTATGGCTACCTTGGCCAGTGTTGAACTTGACTGATAAGGCAAAACAGAATGATTGTTTCATTGTGGTCGATGCTGGCGGTGGGACCGTT GATCTTGCTTGTTACAAAGTTGTGGACATTGACtacgagaagaaggagatgaagCTGGACCAAGTCGGAAATCCTTTGG GCGCTACTTGTGGGTCGACTTGCGTCGACGATGACTTCGAGGCTTTCGCAGCGTACCAGTTAGGGGACAAGGCCTGGCAGCAGCTCACCACGGAAGGTGTCAAGCATGCTGCTGGAGGGCATACTATCATGAGGCCTACACTTCGTGGCATACAAGAGAAGTTCCAGGTCATCAAGCACAGTTACGACGGAAAGGAGAGCGGATTAACAGCTCCTATCTATTTGCCCAAGAGCTTCCGCATCTCTGAGGAAATGAAGGGTGTCTCGAACGGAGCGCTGAGTATAACACC GGCCGACTTGAAAAAGATGTTTGACCGATCGGTCAACAAGACTGTCTATCTTATTCAGCAAGCTGTAACTCAAATCAAGCTGGGAGAAGAGCTTCCGGTCAAG ACCGTCTTCCTTTCTGGCGGGTTTGCGCAGAACAAATACCTGATCCAAAGGGTCAAGGAGTTTTGCACCAAGCAAAAGATTGAGCTTGAAGAAGGAAACGGCTCGTGGGCTGCCGTCGCCAGAGgtgccatcatcaagtcTCTGGGTGTCTACACTGAGAAGCCCAAGCATGTTATAAGCTGCCCACGATATTACGGCATCAAGGTGCGCAGGCCATTCGCTTCGTACGAGAACCACGCCCGCAGCGACATCGATGTCGATGCCCAGGGCATCCAATGGGCAACGGACCAAATCCGTTGGTTTATCCAGAAAGGCGACGCGATTCTCCCCAACAAACCCACAGTGGCAAGATACGAATTACACTTCTCGATGAACGCAAGCGAATTCCCTGGCACACAGTTGCAGAACAAACGAGGTGGGCGCGGAGTACCACAACAGCCGGCGGCCGTCTTTCGGGATGTTGTATTTTTGTCCTCGTCAAGAGACAAGGCACCGACAGCGATGAGCATGGTCAAAGAGG AGTCTGAACAGATGTATACATTGAAGGTCAATTTGACCGATGTTCCGCAGGCACATATTGTTCCCGTGGAGACGGGAAACAAGCAACAAGGGAGGCAGTTGCAGTTCCATGTCGTGGTTGAGATTCAGGTGTTTGACGAGGTGACTGTAAGCATCAAGAGTGGGGACACTACATTGGCGTCGAGGAAGATAGCCTTGGAATAG
- a CDS encoding hypothetical protein (EggNog:ENOG503P1CF) codes for MIFHLHRSARRSNQTLPQPTPSSANTDLSRHTSLQSHSSWSPGGLPQRFLPPQNPQPQTVTPEQFTSLSQQFATLHADLTTQASLLLGEILALQQTLPVVRLSETSTNLDITAFLQALLHGKLSSALTPPAPSQHEETPKPPRPIRALSREIQACLSKNDYFAAIGTAIDDLRPSAKSDSPDAEQEARDRMDLLQSAMPEGETYEQFWADVAMHLDHEFFVSAEAGYVNSTTFKSGVGVGEIPRERFLATSDGFAWDVEELVGEIVRGKGEFKNPLTGRMFEGGDVELIRRHPLGRGVDEAVVALQREQGQMDGKAEMDGQEKAGMDGLGKGEERWEAKLSAQWARQMHENIREKAEKERRLSGLVSGFGRLKLEVTSPTTAAVELPATTAVRPDDVPSKTASPSIPGAFPDYTTLAELPGSNEHDNIKKEEEGNKADAGEPDYKSFAWYNKYFHSMYGQH; via the exons ATGATTTTTCATCTTCAT CGCAGCGCGCGTCGCTCCAACCAAACACtaccccaaccaacaccctcatcaGCCAACACCGACCTCTCCCGTCACACCTCTCTCCAATCCCACTCATCCTGGTCCCCCGGCGGTCTTCCCCAGcgcttcctccctccccagaaCCCCCAACCGCAAACAGTAACCCCAGAACAattcacctccctctcgcAGCAATTTGCAACCCTCCACGCagacctcaccacccaagCAAGTCTTTTGCTAGGAGAaatcctcgccctccagcAAACCCTTCCCGTCGTCCGCCTCTCAGAAACCTCAACCAACCTAGACATAACCGCATTCCTCCAAGCCCTACTTCACGGGAAgctctcctccgccctcacCCCACCAGCCCCTTCCCAACATGAGgaaacccccaaacccccccgccccatcAGAGCCCTCTCCCGAGAAATCCAAGCCTGCCTCTCCAAAAACGACTACTTTGCTGCAATCGGCACAGCAATCGACGACCTGCGCCCCTCTGCCAAAAGTGACTCCCCCGACGCCGAGCAAGAAGCCAGGGATCGAATGGACTTGCTCCAATCTGCAATGCCAGAAGGGGAGACATACGAACAATTCTGGGCCGATGTCGCTATGCATCTTGATCACGAGTTTTTTGTTTCTGCTGAGGCTGGGTATGTTAATTCGACAACTTTCAAAtctggggtgggggtgggagagatACCGAGAGAAAGGTTTTTGGCTACGAGTGATGGGTTTGCttgggatgtggaggagttggttggggagattgtgaggggaaagggggagttTAAGAATCCGCTTACGGGGAGGatgtttgaggggggggatgtcGAGTTGATTAGACGGCATCCattggggagaggggttgatgaggctgtGGTTGCTCTGCAGAGAGAGCAGGGGCAGATGGATGGAAAGGcggagatggatgggcaAGAGAAGGCCGGGATGGATGGgcttggaaaaggggaggagaggtgggaggcaAAGTTGTCGGCTCAGTGGGCGAGGCAGATGCATGAGAACATAagggagaaggcggagaaggagaggagattgtcggggttggtgtcggggtttgggaggttgaagctggaggtgaCATCGCCAACGACAGCTGCTGTTGAACTGCCAGCAACAACGGCAGTGAGACCAGACGATGTGCCCTCAAAGACAGCTAGTCCATCCATTCCCGGGGCGTTCCCTGACTACACGACCCTTGCGGAACTGCCAGGCTCCAACGAGCatgacaacatcaagaaggaggaagagggcaaCAAGGCGGATGCTGGAGAGCCAGATTACAAGTCTTTTGCATGGTACAATAAGTACTTTCACTCCATGTACGGTCAACATTAG